From Streptomyces qinzhouensis, one genomic window encodes:
- a CDS encoding PLP-dependent aminotransferase family protein, whose product MSRWTSAVGAAQLARQLAAQQPRPAGPGTRKPPAYRALADGIRVLVLEGRVPVATRLPAERELALALAVSRTTVAAAYEALRTEGFLESRRGAGSWTAVPAGNPLPARGLEPLPPESLGSMIDLGCAALPAPEPWLTRAIRGALEELPPYAHTHGDYPAGIPVLRQMLADRYTARGIPTMPEQIMVTTGAMGAMDALCHLFAGRGERIAVESPSYANILQLMREAGARLVPVAMQEGLGGWDLDRWRQVLREAAPRLAYVVADFHNPTGALADDDRRRSLVEAARSAGTVLVVDETMSELHLDDGLELPRPVCSFDPAGSTVVTVGSASKAFWAGMRIGWVRAAPDVIRSLVSARAYADLGTPVLEQLGVNWLMGTGGWEQAVAVRREQARENRDALVAAVRRELPEWEFTVPGGGLTLWVRTGGLSGSRIAEAGERVGVRVPSGPRFGVDGAFEGFVRLPFTVAGPVADEAAVRLAAAARLVEKGGTTGAEAPRTFVA is encoded by the coding sequence TTGTCTCGGTGGACCTCTGCAGTGGGTGCGGCCCAGTTGGCCCGTCAGCTCGCTGCCCAGCAGCCCCGCCCGGCCGGGCCCGGCACCCGCAAGCCGCCCGCCTACCGCGCGCTCGCCGACGGCATCCGGGTGCTCGTTCTGGAGGGGCGGGTGCCGGTCGCGACGAGGCTGCCCGCCGAACGGGAGCTGGCCCTGGCACTGGCCGTCAGCCGGACGACGGTGGCCGCCGCCTATGAGGCGCTGCGCACCGAGGGCTTCCTCGAGTCGCGCCGCGGCGCGGGAAGCTGGACCGCCGTCCCGGCCGGGAACCCGCTGCCCGCGCGCGGCCTCGAACCGCTGCCGCCGGAGTCCCTCGGCTCCATGATCGACCTCGGCTGCGCGGCCCTGCCCGCGCCCGAGCCCTGGCTGACCCGCGCGATCCGGGGTGCCCTGGAGGAGCTGCCGCCGTACGCCCACACCCACGGCGACTACCCGGCGGGCATTCCCGTCCTGCGGCAGATGCTCGCCGACCGGTACACGGCGCGCGGCATTCCCACCATGCCCGAACAGATCATGGTCACCACGGGCGCGATGGGCGCCATGGACGCCCTCTGCCATCTGTTCGCCGGACGCGGCGAGCGGATCGCCGTGGAGTCGCCGTCGTACGCCAACATCCTCCAGCTGATGCGGGAGGCCGGGGCCCGGCTGGTGCCGGTCGCCATGCAGGAGGGCCTCGGCGGCTGGGACCTGGACCGCTGGCGGCAGGTGCTGCGGGAGGCGGCGCCCCGGCTGGCGTACGTCGTCGCCGACTTCCACAATCCGACCGGCGCGCTGGCGGACGACGACCGGCGCCGCTCCCTGGTGGAGGCGGCCCGCTCCGCGGGGACCGTGCTCGTCGTCGACGAGACCATGTCCGAGCTCCACCTCGACGACGGCCTCGAACTGCCGCGGCCGGTCTGCTCCTTCGACCCGGCGGGCAGCACGGTGGTGACGGTCGGCTCGGCGAGCAAGGCGTTCTGGGCCGGGATGCGGATCGGCTGGGTGCGGGCCGCGCCCGATGTGATCCGGTCCCTGGTGTCCGCCCGGGCCTACGCGGACCTGGGGACGCCCGTACTGGAGCAGCTGGGTGTCAACTGGCTGATGGGGACCGGGGGCTGGGAGCAGGCGGTGGCGGTGCGGCGGGAGCAGGCGCGGGAGAACCGTGACGCGCTGGTCGCCGCCGTCCGCCGGGAACTGCCGGAGTGGGAGTTCACCGTGCCCGGCGGCGGACTGACCCTGTGGGTACGGACCGGTGGTCTCTCGGGCTCCAGGATCGCCGAGGCCGGTGAGCGGGTCGGCGTCCGGGTGCCGTCGGGGCCGCGGTTCGGGGTCGACGGCGCCTTCGAAGGGTTCGTACGGCTGCCGTTCACGGTCGCCGGTCCGGTGGCCGATGAGGCGGCGGTACGGCTCGCGGCGGCCGCCCGCCTGGTGGAGAAGGGCGGGACGACGGGCGCGGAGGCGCCGCGTACCTTCGTCGCCTGA
- a CDS encoding YczE/YyaS/YitT family protein: protein MSTEPAPEEPRQPAATAPGKPQDRRDRRLPRRLTQLYAGLVLYGVSCALILLGGLGLEPWNVLHQGLSELTGLSMGVVMTAVGALVLLLWIPFKQRPGLGTVSNVVVIGFAMDAALLVLPEPTGLAARIPVTIAGIVLNGVATGLYIAARFGPGPRDGIMTGLHRVTGLSIRLVRTAVEVTVVTTGFLLGGSVGVATIAYTLAIGPLAQFFLRFFALPETDGDSTVVAGSAPGRVILRR, encoded by the coding sequence GTGTCCACAGAGCCGGCTCCCGAGGAGCCCCGTCAGCCCGCCGCCACCGCGCCCGGAAAGCCGCAGGACCGCCGGGACCGGCGGCTGCCGCGACGGCTGACCCAGCTCTACGCGGGACTGGTGCTCTACGGAGTGAGCTGCGCGCTGATCCTCCTCGGCGGTCTCGGCCTCGAACCGTGGAACGTCCTCCACCAGGGTCTTTCCGAGCTGACCGGGCTGTCGATGGGCGTGGTGATGACCGCGGTCGGCGCTCTGGTGCTGCTCCTGTGGATCCCCTTCAAGCAGCGGCCCGGCCTGGGCACGGTCTCCAACGTGGTCGTGATCGGGTTCGCCATGGACGCGGCCCTCCTCGTGCTCCCGGAGCCGACGGGCCTGGCCGCCCGGATCCCGGTGACGATCGCCGGAATCGTGCTCAACGGGGTGGCGACGGGCCTCTACATCGCGGCCCGGTTCGGACCGGGCCCCCGGGACGGCATCATGACCGGACTGCACCGGGTGACCGGGCTCTCCATCCGCCTGGTCCGGACCGCCGTCGAAGTAACGGTCGTCACCACCGGCTTCCTGCTGGGCGGCTCGGTGGGCGTGGCGACCATCGCCTACACCCTGGCCATCGGCCCGCTGGCGCAGTTCTTCCTGCGGTTCTTCGCCCTCCCGGAGACGGACGGCGACAGCACCGTGGTGGCCGGCTCCGCCCCCGGCCGGGTGATACTGCGGCGGTGA
- a CDS encoding RNA polymerase-binding protein RbpA, which produces MSERALRGTRLVVTSYETDRGIDLAPRQAVEYACQNGHRFEMPFSVEAEIPPEWECKACGAQALLVDGDGPEEKKGKPARTHWDMLMERRTREELEEVLAERLAVLRSGAMNIAVHPRDSRKSA; this is translated from the coding sequence ATGAGTGAGCGAGCTCTCCGCGGCACGCGGCTCGTGGTGACCAGCTACGAGACGGACCGTGGCATCGACCTGGCCCCGCGCCAGGCGGTGGAGTACGCATGCCAGAACGGACATCGGTTTGAGATGCCGTTCTCGGTGGAGGCGGAAATTCCGCCGGAGTGGGAGTGCAAGGCGTGCGGCGCCCAGGCACTCCTGGTGGACGGCGACGGCCCCGAGGAGAAGAAGGGCAAGCCCGCGAGGACGCACTGGGACATGCTGATGGAGCGGCGTACTCGCGAAGAGCTGGAAGAGGTGCTGGCAGAGCGACTGGCGGTACTGCGCTCCGGCGCGATGAACATCGCGGTTCATCCGCGGGACAGCCGCAAGTCCGCGTGA
- the fxsA gene encoding FxsA family membrane protein codes for MTTGPVPPRAPQRSRARLFILLGSAAWFALEIWLLVLVGGAIGTLPVLALLLAQAVAGAAIVKRAGRNAFRNLTETLQRAQQPGAPGAAPDSSGNGFLMLAGGLIMVPGFASDVLGLVLLVPPVRKWLSRYTQRSLERRMRAAGPGTLGGAFNQARMHRPDGKVVPGEVIHPDPASPAPGPDGAGESPRIIEGRVIRPEADDRP; via the coding sequence ATGACGACCGGCCCCGTGCCCCCGAGGGCACCCCAGCGCTCCCGTGCCCGCCTGTTCATCCTGCTCGGTTCCGCCGCCTGGTTCGCGCTGGAGATCTGGCTGCTGGTCCTGGTCGGCGGCGCGATCGGAACACTGCCGGTGCTGGCGCTGCTGCTGGCGCAGGCGGTCGCCGGGGCGGCGATCGTGAAGCGGGCGGGCCGCAATGCCTTCCGGAACCTCACCGAGACGCTCCAGCGCGCCCAGCAGCCGGGGGCGCCGGGCGCCGCCCCCGACTCCTCGGGCAACGGCTTTCTGATGCTGGCCGGCGGGCTGATCATGGTTCCCGGCTTCGCCTCGGACGTCCTGGGGCTCGTGCTGCTGGTGCCCCCGGTCCGCAAGTGGCTCAGCCGGTACACCCAGCGATCCCTGGAGCGGCGGATGCGCGCCGCGGGACCGGGCACGCTCGGCGGTGCCTTCAACCAGGCCAGGATGCACCGCCCCGACGGCAAGGTCGTCCCCGGCGAGGTCATCCACCCCGATCCGGCGTCCCCGGCCCCCGGCCCCGACGGCGCGGGCGAGTCCCCGAGGATCATCGAGGGCCGGGTCATCCGGCCCGAGGCCGACGACAGGCCGTAG
- a CDS encoding Lrp/AsnC family transcriptional regulator: protein MEDLDRQIVELLVKDGRMSYTDLGKATGLSTSAVHQRVRRLEQRGVVRGYAAVVDPEAVGLPLTAFISVKPFDPSAPDDIAERLAGVREIEACHSVAGDENYILKVRVSTPVELENLLTRIRTLAGVSTRTTVVLSTPYEARPPSI from the coding sequence ATGGAGGACCTGGATCGTCAGATCGTGGAGTTGCTCGTCAAAGACGGGCGGATGAGCTATACCGACCTGGGCAAGGCCACCGGCCTGTCGACCTCGGCGGTGCATCAGCGGGTCCGCAGGCTGGAGCAGCGCGGTGTGGTGCGCGGGTACGCGGCCGTGGTGGACCCCGAGGCGGTGGGGCTGCCGCTGACCGCGTTCATCTCGGTCAAACCCTTCGACCCGAGCGCCCCGGACGATATCGCCGAACGCCTCGCGGGCGTCCGCGAGATCGAGGCGTGCCACAGTGTCGCCGGCGACGAGAACTACATTCTCAAGGTGCGGGTCTCCACCCCGGTGGAACTGGAGAACCTGCTCACCCGTATCCGTACCCTCGCGGGTGTCTCCACCCGGACGACGGTCGTACTCTCCACCCCCTACGAGGCCCGTCCGCCCAGCATCTGA
- a CDS encoding HEAT repeat domain-containing protein: MFDPVIAPSGTLLGLLQRGRGDGTLHALAAPRGEALAALNHCVLNDPRHDWQVENRSLYYARLYLDLHGGLEEIRRHLGDAEDAVDTDEGRTGLALAVLGHLASYGRPDALDLLRDYAARGANWEWALDELALRDDDAGLRSLAEPVLARFPATPEGDAELAVAVRDAFEPRPWRLWAEDPRPAVGARLRAAAEAGSFDRWQRQLRPTGPRPGWSVQAVFDWADQGLERGTPLHVPAARCLAAVAVDADRPAIVVAARDGADGARCAALHYLAERQDPVLLDLVEHAVATGSRTVADAAVAAFERMCGEAAVDRARSWIHRPDALGASAAGVLACRGGTGDSMLVLGALRETVRADGPDAPLLWALVDGTGRLGITCAAPVLRHVYRETASSHLRGRAARALAATDPTFVTGFAVECLWDCEETTREVAARLAETGDLRVAERLRRLAADPAEEAEVQTAVRSRMVPEAPSH; encoded by the coding sequence ATGTTCGATCCAGTCATAGCGCCGAGCGGTACGCTGCTCGGCCTGCTGCAGAGGGGCCGCGGAGACGGCACCCTGCACGCGCTGGCCGCCCCCCGCGGCGAGGCGCTGGCCGCCCTCAACCACTGTGTGCTCAACGACCCCCGCCACGACTGGCAGGTCGAGAACCGCTCCCTGTACTACGCCCGGCTCTATCTCGACCTCCACGGAGGTCTGGAGGAGATCCGGCGGCACCTGGGCGACGCCGAGGACGCCGTGGACACCGACGAGGGCCGGACCGGCCTCGCGCTCGCCGTCCTCGGGCATCTCGCGTCCTACGGCCGGCCGGACGCCCTCGACCTGCTGCGCGACTACGCGGCCCGCGGGGCGAACTGGGAGTGGGCCCTCGACGAACTCGCCCTCCGTGACGACGACGCGGGACTGCGCTCCCTCGCCGAACCCGTCCTCGCCCGGTTCCCCGCCACGCCCGAGGGCGACGCGGAACTGGCCGTGGCCGTGCGCGACGCCTTCGAACCCCGGCCGTGGCGGCTGTGGGCCGAGGATCCCCGGCCCGCCGTCGGCGCCCGGCTGCGCGCCGCAGCGGAAGCCGGCTCCTTCGACCGCTGGCAGCGCCAGCTGCGCCCGACCGGCCCCCGGCCCGGCTGGAGCGTGCAGGCCGTCTTCGACTGGGCCGACCAGGGCCTGGAACGCGGCACACCCCTGCATGTGCCCGCCGCCCGCTGCCTGGCGGCCGTCGCCGTCGACGCGGACCGGCCCGCCATCGTCGTGGCCGCGCGCGACGGCGCCGACGGCGCGCGCTGCGCCGCCCTGCACTACCTCGCCGAACGCCAGGACCCCGTCCTCCTCGACCTCGTCGAACACGCGGTCGCCACCGGCTCCCGTACGGTCGCCGATGCCGCCGTCGCCGCCTTCGAACGCATGTGCGGCGAAGCGGCGGTCGACCGGGCCCGGAGCTGGATCCACCGGCCCGACGCACTCGGCGCCTCCGCCGCCGGAGTACTGGCCTGCCGCGGCGGGACCGGTGACAGCATGCTCGTCCTCGGTGCCCTGCGGGAGACCGTCCGGGCGGACGGCCCCGACGCCCCCCTGCTGTGGGCCCTCGTCGACGGCACCGGCCGGCTCGGCATCACCTGCGCCGCGCCCGTCCTGCGCCATGTCTACCGCGAGACGGCCTCCTCCCATCTGAGAGGCCGCGCCGCCAGAGCCCTGGCCGCGACCGACCCCACCTTCGTGACCGGCTTCGCCGTCGAATGCCTCTGGGACTGCGAGGAGACCACCAGAGAGGTGGCCGCCCGGCTTGCCGAGACCGGCGATCTGCGCGTCGCCGAACGACTGCGCCGGCTGGCCGCCGATCCGGCGGAGGAGGCCGAGGTGCAGACCGCGGTCCGGAGCAGAATGGTCCCGGAGGCCCCCTCCCACTGA
- a CDS encoding amidohydrolase — MSDRTAPAPAAATGGDSRTVLLRGGEVHSPADPFATAMVVERGHIAWVGSEGAADAFTDGVDETVDLDGALVTPAFTDAHVHTTATGLALTGLDLSGAADLGEALALVRKYGADRPGDAVLLGGGWDAARWPGRRPPSRAELDEATGGRPLYLPRVDVHSAVVTTALLDLVPGVTGLAGYHPEAPLTGAAHHAVRAAAHAAVTPAQRTAAQRAALDRAASLGIGTVHECAGPEISDETDFTGLLGLAAEGPGPRVAGYWAEHITDAKGAERIRRLGALGAAGDLFADGSLGSHTACLHTPYADADHTGTPHLDADAVAAHVAACTEAGLQAGFHAIGDAALTAVVAGVRAAAERVGTARIRAARHRVEHAEMLTPEHIAAFAEFGLTASVQPAFDAAWGGDEGMYAERLGAERARTLNPYAALLRAGVPLALGSDSPVTPLDPWGTVRAAAFHRTPEHRISVRAAFTAHTRGGWRAIGRDDAGILVPGAPADYALWRTGELVVQAPDDRVARWSTDPRSGTPGLPDLTPGTELPLCLRTVVSGQTIFDRLNG; from the coding sequence ATGAGTGATCGCACCGCCCCCGCTCCCGCCGCCGCCACCGGCGGCGACAGCCGCACGGTCCTGCTGCGCGGCGGAGAAGTCCACAGCCCCGCCGACCCCTTCGCCACCGCCATGGTCGTCGAACGCGGGCATATCGCCTGGGTGGGATCGGAAGGGGCGGCCGACGCGTTCACCGACGGTGTCGACGAGACCGTCGACCTCGACGGCGCTCTTGTCACCCCCGCGTTCACGGACGCACATGTGCACACGACCGCCACCGGTCTCGCGCTCACCGGCCTCGACCTCTCCGGCGCCGCCGATCTCGGGGAAGCGCTCGCGCTCGTACGGAAGTACGGCGCCGACCGCCCCGGCGACGCCGTACTGCTCGGCGGCGGCTGGGACGCGGCCCGCTGGCCCGGACGGCGGCCGCCGTCCCGTGCCGAACTCGACGAGGCGACCGGCGGCCGGCCCCTCTACCTGCCCCGCGTCGACGTTCACTCGGCCGTCGTCACCACCGCCCTGCTCGACCTGGTGCCCGGCGTCACCGGACTGGCGGGCTACCACCCGGAGGCGCCCCTCACCGGCGCGGCCCACCACGCCGTACGGGCCGCGGCCCACGCCGCCGTCACCCCCGCCCAGCGCACGGCGGCCCAGCGCGCCGCGCTGGACCGCGCCGCGTCGCTCGGGATCGGGACCGTCCACGAGTGCGCGGGACCGGAGATCTCCGACGAGACGGACTTCACCGGGCTTCTCGGCCTCGCGGCCGAGGGGCCGGGCCCCCGGGTCGCCGGATACTGGGCCGAGCACATCACGGACGCGAAGGGCGCCGAGCGGATCCGGCGACTGGGCGCCCTCGGCGCCGCGGGCGATCTGTTCGCCGACGGCTCACTCGGCTCCCACACCGCCTGTCTGCACACCCCCTACGCCGACGCGGACCACACCGGCACCCCGCACCTCGACGCGGACGCCGTCGCCGCCCATGTCGCCGCCTGCACCGAGGCCGGTCTGCAGGCCGGTTTCCACGCCATCGGCGATGCCGCGCTCACCGCGGTCGTCGCGGGCGTACGCGCCGCCGCGGAACGGGTGGGGACGGCCCGGATCCGCGCCGCCCGCCATCGGGTCGAGCACGCCGAGATGCTCACCCCCGAACACATCGCCGCCTTCGCCGAGTTCGGCCTCACCGCGTCCGTGCAGCCCGCCTTCGACGCCGCCTGGGGCGGCGACGAGGGCATGTACGCCGAGCGGCTCGGCGCCGAGCGGGCCCGCACCCTCAACCCGTACGCCGCACTGCTCCGCGCCGGGGTGCCGCTCGCACTCGGCTCGGACAGCCCCGTGACCCCGCTGGACCCCTGGGGCACGGTCCGGGCCGCCGCCTTCCACCGCACACCCGAGCACCGGATCTCGGTCCGGGCCGCCTTCACCGCCCACACCCGCGGCGGCTGGCGGGCGATCGGCCGCGACGACGCGGGGATCCTGGTCCCGGGCGCGCCCGCGGACTACGCGCTGTGGCGCACCGGCGAACTCGTCGTCCAGGCCCCGGACGACCGGGTGGCGCGCTGGTCCACCGACCCGCGCTCCGGTACCCCCGGGCTGCCCGATCTGACCCCCGGCACCGAACTTCCGCTCTGTCTGCGCACGGTGGTCTCCGGACAAACCATCTTCGATCGTCTGAACGGGTGA
- a CDS encoding ankyrin repeat domain-containing protein, which translates to MSESPDRDVVELATKVFDLARRGEAEALAAYIDAGVPANLTNDRGDTLVMLAAYHGHPAAVEALLARGAEPDRINDRGQTPLAGAVFKGEDEVVRVLLAHGADPAAGTPSAADTARMFGKTELLELFGDRGDS; encoded by the coding sequence ATGAGTGAGTCCCCCGACCGGGATGTGGTCGAACTGGCCACCAAGGTCTTCGACCTGGCGCGCCGCGGGGAGGCCGAGGCACTCGCCGCGTACATCGACGCCGGGGTGCCCGCGAACCTCACCAACGACCGCGGCGACACGCTGGTGATGCTGGCGGCCTACCACGGCCACCCGGCGGCGGTCGAGGCGCTCCTCGCCCGCGGCGCCGAACCGGACCGGATCAACGACCGCGGCCAGACCCCGCTCGCCGGCGCCGTCTTCAAGGGTGAGGACGAAGTCGTCCGGGTCCTGCTGGCCCACGGCGCCGATCCGGCGGCCGGAACCCCCTCCGCCGCGGATACCGCGCGAATGTTTGGGAAGACAGAGCTTCTGGAGCTGTTCGGGGACCGCGGCGACAGCTGA
- a CDS encoding glycerophosphodiester phosphodiesterase — protein MTSVPGPRPHPYLDHPSVLPFAHRGGAADGLENTAAAFRRAAALGYRWFETDVHTTADGRLVAFHDTSLDRVTDARGRIAERPWSEVRRARVGGTEPLPLFEELVEEFPGARWNVDLKAESALEPLLALIRRAELWDRVCVGSFSEARVARAARLAGPRLATSYGIGGVLALRLRSLGIPAPLRAGAVCAQVPEFHGGVRVVDRRFLRAAHGRGLQVHVWTVNEPDRMRALLDLGVDGIMTDHPETLRTVLTERGAWV, from the coding sequence GTGACCAGCGTTCCCGGCCCCCGGCCCCATCCCTATCTGGACCATCCCTCGGTCCTGCCGTTCGCCCACCGCGGCGGTGCGGCGGACGGTCTGGAGAACACCGCGGCCGCCTTCCGCCGCGCCGCTGCGCTCGGCTACCGCTGGTTCGAGACCGATGTGCACACCACGGCGGACGGACGGCTGGTCGCCTTCCACGACACCTCGCTGGACCGGGTCACCGACGCCCGGGGCCGGATTGCGGAGCGGCCCTGGAGCGAGGTACGGCGGGCCCGGGTCGGCGGGACCGAGCCGCTGCCGCTCTTCGAGGAGCTGGTGGAGGAGTTCCCCGGGGCCCGCTGGAACGTCGACCTCAAGGCGGAGTCGGCGCTGGAGCCGCTGCTCGCGCTGATCCGCCGGGCGGAGCTGTGGGACCGGGTGTGCGTGGGGTCGTTCTCGGAGGCCCGGGTCGCCCGGGCCGCCCGCCTGGCGGGGCCCCGCCTGGCGACCTCGTACGGCATCGGCGGGGTGCTGGCGCTGAGGCTGCGCTCCCTCGGGATCCCGGCGCCGCTGCGGGCGGGCGCGGTCTGCGCCCAGGTGCCCGAGTTCCACGGCGGTGTCCGGGTGGTGGACCGGCGGTTCCTCCGGGCGGCCCACGGCAGGGGCCTGCAGGTCCATGTCTGGACGGTGAACGAGCCGGACCGGATGCGGGCCCTCCTCGACCTCGGGGTCGATGGCATCATGACCGATCATCCGGAAACGCTGCGCACGGTACTGACCGAACGGGGAGCCTGGGTCTGA
- a CDS encoding polyprenol monophosphomannose synthase — MNEGAKGREAQRRYGPLGRALVIIPTFNEAENIKKIVSRVRAAVPDADVLVADDNSPDGTGKLADELAVEDEQVHVLHRKGKEGLGAAYLAGFAWGLEHEYGVLIEMDADGSHQPEELPRLLTALKGADLVLGSRWVPGGRVVNWPKYREFLSRGGSTYSRLLLGIAIRDVTGGYRAFRAETLRGLGLSEVASQGYCFQVDLARRAVAAGYHVVEVPITFVERELGDSKMNRNIAVEALWRVAGWGLSDRANRFRGRSTP, encoded by the coding sequence GTGAACGAGGGCGCTAAGGGCCGCGAAGCCCAGAGGCGGTACGGCCCGCTCGGCCGGGCCTTGGTGATCATTCCGACCTTTAACGAGGCGGAGAACATCAAGAAGATCGTCTCCCGGGTCCGCGCCGCGGTGCCGGACGCGGACGTGCTGGTCGCCGACGACAACAGCCCCGACGGCACCGGAAAGCTCGCCGACGAGCTCGCGGTGGAGGACGAACAGGTCCACGTCCTGCACCGGAAGGGCAAGGAGGGCCTCGGCGCGGCCTATCTCGCGGGCTTCGCCTGGGGGCTGGAGCACGAGTACGGCGTACTGATCGAAATGGACGCCGACGGTTCCCACCAGCCCGAGGAGCTGCCCCGGCTGCTGACCGCGCTCAAGGGCGCCGACCTCGTCCTGGGCTCGCGCTGGGTGCCCGGCGGCCGGGTGGTGAACTGGCCGAAGTACCGGGAGTTCCTCTCCCGCGGCGGCAGCACCTACTCCCGGCTGCTGCTCGGCATCGCGATCCGGGACGTCACCGGTGGCTACCGCGCCTTCCGGGCCGAGACCCTGCGCGGGCTCGGGCTCTCCGAGGTCGCCTCCCAGGGCTACTGCTTCCAGGTCGATCTGGCCCGCCGGGCGGTGGCCGCGGGCTACCACGTGGTGGAGGTGCCGATCACCTTCGTCGAGCGGGAACTGGGCGACTCGAAGATGAACCGCAACATCGCCGTCGAGGCGCTGTGGCGGGTCGCGGGCTGGGGTCTGTCGGATCGGGCGAACCGTTTCCGGGGCCGCTCGACCCCCTGA
- a CDS encoding MFS transporter: protein MTAGITEPADGPGDRGSADGGDPPGSDGAGRAEAAPDGTEPNGAEPDKAEPDRAELRRQRHGWYFYDFACSVYSTTVITVFLGPYLTEVAKAAADADGYVHPLGIPLRAGSVYAYAVSASLVLAVVLMPLAGAWADRTGRRKPLLAAAAYTGAGATAAMFLLAGDRYLLGAFLLIVANASLAVSMVLYNAYLPEIAAPAERDAVSSRGWAFGYTSGALVLVLNLILYGGHERFGLSESEAVRICLASAGLWWGAFTVIPLRRLRDRGIPAAERGAAVSGPRQLLAVLKDMRRHPLTLSFLLAYLVYNDGIQTVISQASVYGKEELGLGQTTLIVAVLLVQVLAVAGALGMGRLARTYGARSTVLASLAVWTLILVAGYFLPARAPAWFFALAAAIGLVLGGSQALSRSLFSHLVPRGKEAEYFAAYELSDRGLSWLGPLVFGLAYQITGSYRDAIVSLVAFFALGFVLLARVPIRRAVAAAGNPVPDRI from the coding sequence ATGACCGCAGGGATCACCGAACCGGCGGACGGGCCCGGGGACCGGGGCTCCGCGGACGGCGGCGACCCCCCTGGGAGCGACGGCGCCGGACGGGCCGAGGCGGCGCCGGACGGAACGGAACCGAACGGGGCGGAACCGGACAAGGCGGAACCGGACCGGGCGGAGCTCCGGCGGCAGCGGCACGGCTGGTACTTCTACGACTTCGCCTGCTCCGTCTACTCGACCACGGTGATCACCGTCTTCCTCGGCCCGTATCTGACCGAGGTGGCCAAGGCGGCCGCCGACGCCGACGGCTACGTCCATCCGCTGGGCATCCCGCTGCGGGCGGGATCGGTCTACGCGTACGCGGTCTCCGCCTCCCTGGTGCTCGCGGTGGTGCTGATGCCCCTGGCGGGCGCCTGGGCGGACCGTACCGGCCGGAGGAAGCCCCTGCTGGCGGCCGCCGCCTACACGGGGGCCGGGGCCACCGCGGCGATGTTCCTGCTGGCAGGGGACCGCTATCTCCTGGGCGCGTTCCTGCTGATCGTGGCGAACGCGTCCCTCGCGGTGTCCATGGTCCTCTACAACGCCTATCTGCCCGAGATCGCCGCCCCCGCCGAGCGGGATGCCGTCTCCTCCCGGGGCTGGGCCTTCGGCTACACCTCCGGCGCACTGGTCCTGGTGCTCAATCTGATCCTGTACGGCGGCCACGAACGCTTCGGCCTGTCGGAATCGGAGGCGGTACGGATCTGTCTGGCCTCGGCCGGGCTGTGGTGGGGCGCGTTCACCGTGATACCGCTGCGGAGGCTCCGGGACCGCGGGATCCCGGCCGCGGAGCGCGGGGCGGCCGTATCCGGCCCCCGTCAGCTGCTTGCCGTCCTGAAGGACATGCGGCGCCATCCGCTGACCCTGTCGTTCCTGCTGGCGTACCTCGTCTACAACGACGGGATCCAGACGGTGATCTCGCAGGCCTCCGTCTACGGCAAGGAGGAGCTGGGCCTCGGCCAGACCACGCTGATCGTGGCGGTCCTGCTGGTCCAGGTGCTGGCGGTGGCGGGGGCACTGGGCATGGGGCGGCTGGCGAGGACCTACGGCGCCCGGAGCACGGTCCTGGCCTCGCTCGCCGTCTGGACCCTGATCCTGGTGGCCGGCTACTTCCTGCCCGCCCGCGCCCCGGCCTGGTTCTTCGCGCTGGCGGCGGCGATCGGGCTGGTCCTCGGCGGCAGCCAGGCCCTGTCCCGGTCGCTCTTCTCCCATCTGGTGCCGCGCGGCAAGGAGGCGGAGTACTTCGCCGCCTACGAACTGAGCGACCGGGGGCTGAGCTGGCTGGGGCCGCTGGTCTTCGGCCTGGCCTACCAGATCACCGGCAGTTACCGGGACGCGATCGTGTCGCTGGTGGCCTTCTTCGCGCTCGGCTTCGTGCTGCTGGCACGGGTCCCGATCCGCCGGGCGGTGGCCGCCGCGGGAAATCCGGTACCGGACCGGATTTAG